Proteins encoded together in one Ciona intestinalis chromosome 3, KH, whole genome shotgun sequence window:
- the LOC100178517 gene encoding caveolin-3-like codes for MSEISVADSKYGFDLDNRDPTGKNEHVRVWFEDAFAEPDGTHSVKGVWSCSYKTFRCAKSCWYIFLSILCGGPCALLWGFVFACQSCYHIWCIGPCVKAMTIDLGCCKFCWSTCVRCWLDPCYEAVGRMFGDIKFRHKYEVV; via the exons ATGAGCGAAATTAGTGTAGCTGACAGTAAATACGGGTTTGACCTTGATAACAGAGATCCAACAGGGAAAAACGAACATGTCAGG GTTTGGTTTGAAGACGCATTTGCGGAGCCGGATGGAACTCACTCAGTAAAAGGTGTTTGGTCGTGTAGTTACAAAACTTTTCGATGTGCTAAAAGTTGCTGGTACATCTTTTTATCGATTTTATGCGGTGGGCCTTGCGCCCTCTTGTGGGGATTTGTGTTTGCTTGTCAGAGTTGCTACCACATTTG GTGTATTGGACCGTGTGTCAAAGCAATGACGATTGACTTGGGTTGTTGTAAGTTCTGCTGGTCGACCTGCGTCCGCTGTTGGCTCGATCCATGCTATGAAGCTGTTGGCCGAATGTTCGGCGACATAAAGTTCCGTCACAAATACGAAGTTGTTTAA
- the LOC100181611 gene encoding feline leukemia virus subgroup C receptor-related protein 2 has protein sequence MEEKESICKYEDTVVQESADGFTVTVVDKKKPQKIIKENEAEDKPQVKLYKRRFLILGIFCIYSMSSAFQWMEYAIISNIIVKYYKGTSMLAVQWTSMIYMLSYIPLMFVATWMLDKWGLRKILLVGSALNAIGSLIKIGSVNPNLFAVSFFGQTIAACAQSFILEIPPKIASVYFGPTEVSTATSMGVFGNQLGVALGFVLPPLMVPLGTDDEIASGLRIMFISSAAVCTLVVLLIFIVIKDEPPLPPSKARAISIAAESSNQATHATSLNNYKRSIKVLMKDIPFLVLLISYGINTGTYYAIGTLLNQIIEEYHENAEKQIGEIGLTMVVAGLGGSVICGLFLDKTKLYKSTTVGIYVLSLAFMCVFSFTLSLGLLWLDYLTIGLLGFFMTGYLPIGFEFAAEITFPESEATSSGLLNVSAQIFGIVLTLSSGQLLDHFDAGAATKFMSAALLVGTILTVLIKSDLKRQNANYQIPSGKEDIELTSKPILNANCNSNNNTDQNASDDTKLIRLTSVSSCYSTGLE, from the exons ATGGAAGAGAAAGAATCAATATGCAAGTATGAAGATACTGTGGTGCAAGAAAGTGCTGATGGATTTACAGTCACCGTGGTTGATAAAAAGaaaccacaaaaaataataaaagaaaatgaagcAGAAGATAAACCGCAGGTTAAACTGTATAAAAGGCGTTTTCTTATTTTGGGAATATTTTGCATATACTCAATGTCAAGTGCTTTTCAGTGGATGGAGTATGCAATAATTTCTAACATTATTGTAAAGTACTATAAAGGCACAAGTATGCTTGCTGTACAATGGACATCGATGATATATATGCTTTCATATATCCCCTTAATGTTTGTCGCCACTTGGATGTTGGATAAATGGGGTTTAAGAAAGATCCTATTGGTTGGTTCTGCTCTCAATGCAATCGGTTCCTTAATTAAGATCGGAAGTGTCAATCCAAATCTGTTTGCAGTATCATTTTTCG GACAAACAATTGCGGCATGTGCACAATCTTTTATTCTTGAAATTCCACCGAAAATTGCCTCCGTCTATTTCGGTCCCACAGAAGTTTCTACAGCTACCTCTATGGGGGTGTTTGGAAATCAG CTTGGAGTTGCTTTGGGGTTTGTTCTTCCACCTTTAATGGTCCCACTTGGTACAGATGATGAAATAGCATCAGGACTTCGAATAATGTTCATTTCTTCCGCAGCTGTTTGTACTCTTGTTGTTCTACTAATATTTATAG TGATAAAAGATGAGCCACCACTTCCACCAAGTAAAGCTCGTGCTATATCAATAGCAGCAGAATCATCCAACCAAGCCACTCATGCAACGTCGCTTAATAACTATAAGCGTTCCATTAAAGTTTTGATGAAAGATATACCGTTTCtggttttattaatttcttaTG GTATTAATACTGGCACCTACTACGCCATTGGAACATTACTGAATCAAATCATTGAAGAGTACCATGAA AATGCTGAAAAACAAATCGGTGAAATTGGCTTGACCATGGTGGTTGCTGGTTTGGGTGGATCAGTTATTTGTGGACTTTTTCTAGATAAAACTAAATTGTACAA GTCAACAACTGTTGGAATATATGTGCTATCATTGGCGTTTATGTGTGTATTCTCATTCACACTAAGCCTTGGTCTTCTTTGGTTGGATTACCTCACAATAGGCCTTCTTGG cTTCTTCATGACGGGTTACTTGCCCATTGGTTTTGAGTTTGCTGCAGAAATTACTTTTCCAGAATCTGAAGCCACTTCCTCTGGATTGCTGAATGTCTCAGCCCAG ATATTTGGAATCGTGTTAACTCTGAGCTCGGGGCAGCTTTTAGATCATTTTGATGCAGGTGCTGCAACCAAGTTCATGTCAGCAGCACTGTTGGTGGGAACTATACTAACAG TTCTTATAAAGTCGGATCTGAAAAGACAAAACGCTAATTACCAG ATACCAAGCGGAAAAGAAGATATCGAGCTTACTAGCAAACCGATTCTTAATGCCAATTGTAATAGTAACAATAATACCGACCAAAATGCGTCTGATGACACCAAACTTATCCGTTTAACCTCAGTCTCATCATGTTACAGCACTGGATTGGAATAA